The sequence TTCATAGCCACATTGCAGAACTAATATTTGAAAACTCTTGGGGGAAATTTTGGTAACAAAATTGCAAAATGACATGATTATTTATGAGCTTtctataaaaagtttttttttttttttactttagagaTCATACCTACTTTCCTGCCTTTTTGATAAGTAAGgcatgaaatgaaacaaaagtttTGAGCTGTAAGGTGCCTATAAAGGATGTCACTACAGCATGCACAATGCTAGGTGTGTAAGATGACATGGCTGTTACCATGTACTAAAGAACCCCATCATGTGAGAGATCGCTCAAAGTCATTAACACAAAGCAGTGAAAATCACCAGGCAAAGCAGTGCTTATGAGAGACTAgaattcagagaaatgcaaggtACAAACTTCTCTCTAATCCAAGGGTATTCTGCTGTGATCTTCTAATCAGTGATGATTGTGCTTATGCACATGACATCTTCATGGGAGAGACCAGGCTGATTGCAAAATAATGACAACCAACCAGTTTACCTCAACATAGCTCACTTTGCAATGTCAGACATGCAGTGTAGAGCAGTCACAAAGTCAAGCCATGAATACagggatggaaaaacattccagtgAGCTGGTCTCTACAATTTTTAAGACACTTCATCCTCCCAATTATATTCTTTGTCATAAAGAGGAAAAACAGCAAGATTATTAAATCCAAAAAGTCACAGATGTCACAGGGGATGaaataatttcctcattttttttctttatcagtgtAGGAAAAGCTGTCTTTCCATAGCCCACACTCATAATAGCACTTCAACTAGGctcctttgaaaatgaaaagtgaaCAAGTTTcctaatgctggccttataagaTCTAAAGAGATGATTAAATTCAAACCAGGCTGAGCTCTTACTCTGAGCTATTTCAGTCACTGATGTTTGTAAAATATAGGAAGAAGATTCCAATAGGCAATTTGCATTGGCAAGCACTGGACTACAGAATTCATCactgttttctgaaaaaatataattaaacctTAATGGAATTATGACACTTTTATGAGGTTTATAATTCACAGCCACCTCTCAtcatattttgttcttctttccatttttactaTTTCAAATATTGCAATATTGCCCACCATAAACCACTGAAAatgattatttatgtatattccatttatttctctAGGGGGTCTAGGTAATTTGAATCAGGAGCTCCAAGTACCATTTAAAAAGATGAGTCTTTAAAAACCATCAGTGTTTTAAACACTTAAAGATAACAGCTCCTTGTAGTGATCTAGCTTATGTGCTTTATGGTATCTTTTCAAAAGGAGAGTATAAATCATTGTACATAAAATCAAAATAgctaatatacatttttttctggcaCTTTTGAGAAATTAGGCATTgaacataaaacatcttataaacttacataacaaaaataaatgtttacattttaatcttAGATTACCTTAGGGTAGCAGTTAACTTATGAGATGCCACACTGTTGGTGTGGGCAGCGGAGACCATGGGAAATACACATTCATGTCCACAGCCCTTCAGAGATGGATGCATGGCTGCCGTCCAAATATGTGGTCTGTGTCCCAACATAAAGATTAAGGCTCTCTGTTTTGAAGGAATGAGTTCTGGGCTTAAACAAGTCTAGAAGTACCACAATACTCATGGAAAATACTGAAAAGATTCGGACGAGTTTTCAAACACTGGGGGAAACACGTTTttgactagaaaaataaaataaagcatctaAAACTGACTTCAAGTACTTTGGGGAGAGGCTGCTGATATAGAATGCCAAAATAAGAAGGAACAAAGACAGAAGAGACTCCAGGGACGTCCCTCCCCATCCCTTCACCCGCAGGGTCCAGATCCCCAGGTGCTGATGCGCAACTCTTTGGGGAGGACTGGCGAGCTGGGCAGAAAGCAGCAGCCATGGTTTGTCGCCATCCTAAAACACCTACATTGAGGGCAAAGGCCAAGCTTTGTGTGAAAATTTCCTTGGAATGAACCACAGGAATCTGGACATTTCAAGGGGGAAAAAGCCTTAAAGTCAATAGcagacagagaaaaggaaagagaggaagaaaaacctgCTTTTCTGAATGGCAGTACTTCAGGCCGGGGGCATTGCGGTCCTTGGTGAGTGCAGTTTTTCCATACAGCTTGGCTTTCCTCACTAATGAGATGAGACCACTGACAGCTGGGATCTTTTGTGGGCGGTGAGGGTGCAGCAGGGAGATGTGCTTGGGTGTGCCTGTCCATCTGGCAGGCAGGGGCACACTCAGGTGCAGCCTAGTCCGTACCTCTCTGTCTCAGAAACTGAACAACTGGGAGAACAGTCGACAGGGCCTCTCCAACCATCTTCAGGTGACTAAAGCAGCATATGAAGTATAGGTTTGTGTCACTTCTTCTCTTCCAGACACTGATCACAGGCTACCCAGGGTTGTCTTCTGGGTTGCTAGAGCCTGGTAATATCTCTGCCTTGCTGCAAGTCACTAATGCTCTCGTAGTCGTTCTCCTTTGGGACGAGACCGTGGTGGCCATTGGTCCCCAGGGtggccttttcttcctctctgttgAGAGTATGTATCGCTTCATAATCAGGCTCTGGCTCCTCGCCGGGCCTCCCTGCTGGTGGAAGTGTGCTGTTTGGAGTTTTTTCGAAGTCTTTAACAGTAGCATAGAGATCATTACAGGAGGAGGGTGACCTCTGTGGGTCCCCTTGAATGGAGTTGTAGGTGGACTCCGGAACTGTAAGCGACGGCCCCGATTTATTCACTAACTGTCCAGGTTTATTTACTGATGAGTACATAGCTGAGATCTAGGAGACAAAGGGAGAGTTGAATAAACTTCAGCTGTGACTTCCCCCCCCCTTTTTAGTGACAAGCTACCTACTGAGCACTCCTgggcttgtgtgtgtgtactcCTTAAAGATTTGTTCTTTCTTATCTGTACTAATTATGGAGCACATTACTAGAGAATAATTACACACACTATCTTCAACTATGTTAACTAGATCAGTCATATTCCCTTAATTCCATGAAAACCCAGTTCTCTTGGGTCTGCCGAGGAATTTGAGGAGAGGCGGAGTGGGAAGCTCCTGAAGCCCCCGGGGACCTGACCACAgcatgtgttttatttcatttctttatcagAATGATATTTTGCCTGAAAAGGGGCTCCACTGCTTTacaaaaaaggacagaaaacacATAGtagaccagtgattctcaaagtgtgggctGTAAACCAGCAGCAGCAGGATCTGGGAATTTGTCAGAAAGGCAAGTTCTCAGGCTTCATCCCAGAACCACCAAATCAGAACCTCGGGGCTGGGGCCCAGCAACCGGTGCTGATTCTGATGGCCAGTAAAGTATAAGAACTCTGAATTAGACTACTCCGTGCTTCCTGCATCACAGTGGTCTCCAACACCCGTTGCTGGATTCTCGTTGGTGGTACACATATATCTGAAAGGGTATTCCTGTCCATTATTTCTTGACTTAGTTGCGTATTACTGGTTAAACAGACATTGACAGTCCAGGTCTAGTTTTCTTCAGTGGGAAAACTCATTCTCGCTTGCAACCAgccaaatcagaaatgacaaCTTACAGGATACTATTAAGAGCCAGTGGCTTTCCAAGCACACCCTCACAGTCTCACTAATAAATCCTGTATCACCTCCGATATCAACAGGGATTTCAttcattgtgaagattaaatatacTAATTAGGAGACTTTTGGGgagtattattttattgtgaaaaatcaCGGTtggaaataagtaaaaatacCCTTCATTacctgtgtttatttttatcacaGTGATTTGATTCATTCAAATACCCAGGAAATACGTGAACATGCTTCCTCACAGATGCCTGGCTTCCCAAGGGCTGAGGGACATTTTCCTGCTTTCACTTTTCTCACATACTGCAGGTGAAGTTTCCAGCTTCTTAAGACAGGCCTGTCTTAAGACAGGCCTTCTTATGTCTCAAAAGCTTCTTAAGACAGGCCTGCCACATGCTAACTGGTCATTTGCATGAGAACTTTTCATTACAGGCTGGTGGCTGGCTCAGTTTGGTGAGGCCTTGACAATCCAAGGGTTTACAGTTCAGAAAAACAGTCTTTGGAAAACTCTTACTATGTTGATCTGACTATCCTAATGAATATGAAATGATTAACATTCTCACCTTAGAGGTTTTAATGAAAAAACTGCTCTCAGAATACAAGAATtataatttctttgaatttaataaaaaaaattcactgctGTTTATAATGAAGTGCAAACACAGAATGTATTATCTAAATGGTGGTCCAAGCCAAAAATTATATGTGGACAGATTATAAAAAGGTAAACAATGAATGACAATGGTGAGGGGAGATGGCATACCAGCGTATTCATCACCTGGTAACATCAAGGAGGACAAATGTACCTTGACCTAGATTGTAACAATGAGAGTCAGCCCCTCACCACCATTAGCTTCTCTCCTCAGCTTTCTTCCCCCGGTCTTTGTAATTAATGCCCCTCACTCTTTGTAAGAGTACTTGGTCTTCTTGGCCTTTGTCCTCATTCATTAACTTGCAATTCAATATTGACTCTGGGAATGAACCTAGTGTGCAGAGGGTCTCACTGTACATTTCAACTTTTATAAAAGCTTCTTGAGTCTTCTCATATTCCTTTTGACTGTTTTCTATGACCATTatgactattatttttattttgtatacagGTTTCTCTTCCAGCCCCCTTGCTATTTAGcttctcaatttttctctttaaaactttCATCATTATTCCTCAGTCTGTAAATTGTTGCTATATTCCCGTAAGTTActctcttccttttccccatttctcttctttttctaatcaATCGTTTCCATAACATTCTGTTAAATTGGGATAATAGAACTTAAAGCTGAGATCTCAGCTTCAGTCTTGACTGTTTAACATTAaattacataaatacaaaaaaaacttttatatttatttttcctctttgtcCTAAAATGAATGTCTGTGAGTCATAGTTATGTCATGTTAAAAATTCATCAGTATAACTAggtcctgtttcaaaaaatacaaacaaatgtaaGATAAGgagcaatttaaaattttacatagtcTTTAATTCCCAGAACTCCTATATATTTTACCTTCTTGTCCCAGATGGGATCACTTTGGCTGCAGAGTAGAAAACAGAGTGGAGGGAGGCCAAGGAGCTGCCAGGGATCAGCAGGAGGGGACTGCTCTGGCCTAGGGAGGGGCGGCTGCAGTGGGCTTGAGGGAGGTGGGTACAtaaagaaaacagtttggaggtgcAACTGATGGGTTTTGGCAATTGACTGCGTTGGAGGACAGTGAGGAAAAGGAAGTATCGAGATGACCCCTAGGTTTTGGTCTGTGCAACCAGATAGACAGATGGCAGGTCCATTCTGGAGGTAGAAACATGGACGAAGGTGGGCAATATCACCTAGGGAAAGCATTTTTGCTCTTTGAACATTCAACGTGGGTGTCTATGTCCATATTCTAATGCTTTACTCAGAGTCCTATAGGAAGTGATGTACCTGCATATGTACTTTGCTCTTGTACATGTACACAATTTACTCTGCTAGGAATTCCAGATAGAAGCTGTATACAGCTAGATCAATTAAGGTGTTTAGCTCTCTGAGCATAGctcaacatttatatatatacatatgaaatatgtatatatacacatatttcatattatatatataatactggCTTTAACAATTTTAATGCTTCATTGAAAATCTAACTCGTGAATTTTGCACCCTGGTGCTTGGGAATATGCGATCTGCTCTTGTTGGCTGCTATGTCTGACCCTAGCTCCAGCCTGGAACTGTACTTACTGAAGTTAATCTGCTCTCAGCATCCAAATTTCCACATGGAGACttcctctttctgtctcccaggctggagcaaatTCCCTACACTCACCTGTTCTAATTTCCTGAATTTTCCAACCCATGATTCATTTCCTTCTGATGTGGTCTTCCTGACTGCTGACTGCTCCCATGCTGGAATTTTTCTCTTCTCACTCTTCTCCCCTGCCCTCTCTATTTTTCCTGACCCTGCTTTCCTGCTCAGTTTCTTTTCCTGAGCTGACTACTTGTCCTGCCATCCTTCTTGTCTGGCCTGCCCGTCAGTCTCTCCAAGCCATTATAAAACCAACATCCCAAGTCTTCATCTCCAAACATAGGCATAGGAGAATATTTCAGCTCTTTCAAAGGGTAACATTACAGTGCATTTATTCAAGGGGAGAAGGTCTATTCTTTActacaattttctctttttaaaaagaaacaaaacttacCTCTTCTTCTGTGAGAGTGGGGTCTTCTTCCCGAGACTTGTATGACAATGAGCTAAATCTCTGTCAGAACAAACACAAGCCAAGGAAAGTAATTCGACGTTAACAATCTAACCTTTCTTTTGCACATGTTTCCTCATAATCTGTCTAGCAAcgttttcaaatgatttttatggAACCACGAAGAAATTTTGGGAGAGAAACACTTATGCAATCTATTACCACATGTATGATGTTCGGGGATATCTAGTAGTATTATCCTTAGAGAAATTtcctctaattttgtatttgcatCTGTAGGTACAAAGAagccaaaataattatttagacTACTGTTTCAATTCCTAATTGTCACTGAAGGATTGATCATCCATGGaggattaatatttaaaaacatggtGTTTCTTTATCAAATGCCTGAATTTTATACTTCTACAGTTTGCTGGCGTCATCAGAAAGATCCTTAAGTCATTTGGAAACTTCAAAGCTAATGGAGAAACTGACTCACATTTTGTATCTTGCCCCCTGCCTGATTTCTCAAGGATTTTGGCTCTTGGTTTACTGATTCTCTAACACATCCCTTGTCTTAATTTTTGGTGACCTCAACAAACGTGTACCCTTCTAAATCCCGCCCTTCAGTTCCTTGACTTCCCCTGCCCCCACTGATTTTGTGCTCTATCTGTGTCCCCTCTCCATGTCCACCCCCGGCCTCAGCACCCTCATGGCTGCACCCCAGGCCTTTCTAAACCACAGCCTCTCCACCAGCCCAAGTCCTTGCAACCCCTTTCAGACCAGCGCTCGTTGTCAAAGCTTACCCCTTCTGTAACCCAGTTCCAATGCTACTTCAACACCATTGGGACCCATTCATGCTTTCAAAGTCTGCCCTTCTCCTTGGTGTCCTGTACTGCTTTACTAAGCTTAAGCTCCATAGTCAACTGCCAATCATACGTGAACTCAACCCTCTAGTGAGCCCTTAAAGCCACTCCGTATCATCCGATGCTTCCCCAGTATACTCAGTCTCTGCTCAACTCACAGTCTACTTTGcatcttctcctcttctccccagACTTCCAACACCTCCTCACCTATCTTCACTCTGAGCAGATGATCTTGCTTCCTAGTTGGCTaagaaaactgaaggaatcaGAAGAAAACTGAAGGAATTGTATCAACTCTTAGCCCCACCCTCAGCCTCTGCGttaatctattttctttcctccctgtcAAATGGATTTTCCATGTTCCTCCTTCAGGTGATCCCCTCCTTCCTACACactagaccctgtctccacataCCTATGTGTGAATACTGAGCCAGGAATTCTCCCAGTGTGGGATCATTCCCAGCCACATGCAAATATGCTGTTGTTTCTCTCAttctaaaaccaaaacaaacctaGTCCTACTCCGAAATTCTACCTACTCATTatctcacttcctttttttttttttttttttttttttggacagcatctcactctgccattcaggctgggatgcagtggtgtgatcttggctcactgcagccttgacctcccaggctcaagccattgtcccacctcagcctcccaagtagctgggactacaggtgcataccaccatgcccagttaatttttgtattttttgtagagacggggtgctgctacattgcccaggctggtttcaaacacctggtttcaagtgatccacccacctcggcctcccaaagtgttacgattacaggcatgagtcactgcgcccagcctgtctcACTTCTTTATAGCAAAATCTTTTAAAGAGTGGTCTAAAAAGTCAACCGAAcaatttttctcttcctattcTCTTTCTAATCCATTTCAGTCATGTTTCTGCCTCTACCATTCCACAGAGACTGCTCTTGTCAAGGGCACCAATGAGACTCGCCTTCCCTGACCTACCCGCTGCACTCGGCAGAGCGGCCCGCCACTCCTTCCTTCCTGGACACGTTCTTCACTGGCTTCCAGGACTCCACaactttcctgtttttgtttcctACTTTGGTCTCTTCTGCTGGTTCCTTTTCCAGATCTCTATTCTTGGAGCTCTTCCAGGCTCTATTTACACTCACCTATCCTGTGACCTCACCCAATCTCATGACTTTTAAAACCACATTCTGTGGATGACTCCCACATCAGCAAATCCAGCCCTGGCCTTTCCTCTTTACCCAGCTCATCAATCCAGCTACCATCTGATAAGCTCTACTTGGAAGTCCAATCGGTATCTCAAGTTAAACATACCCAACAATGACTGCTGGTTCTCCCCCCAAAACCTGCTCTGCCTGTATCCTCTTCATTTCAGTTAATGGCAATTCGATCTTTCCCACATGTTGGGCCCAGCCTCGTACTCATCACTGCCTCTTCTTTATCTCACTAAGCGTAGGATCCATCCGCAAATCTCTTGGCTCTGGCTTAGCTTTTCTCATCACCTCTGCTGCCTCTTCCCTGATCCAGGCCACCGCCATTTCTAATCTGGTTTATTAGAGTCACCACCCAATTGTTCTCCTCACTTCTACCCTTTATTTCAAAACTGGAGTCAGAGGGATCCTTTGAAAACATAGGCTGGGTTGTGCCATTCTGCTGCTCGGGACTCTAGTGACATTATTAGTGTTCAGACTATAAGCCAAGGCCATCCAGGATCGAGCTCTGGTTCTCTTTCTCCTCACTGCTGTCCTTGCTCTTCCCTCTCCACCCACAGCagtcccctcctcttcccttaaAAAGCCAGTTGCAAGCTCTAGCTTCAGGGGCCTCACACTGGGCATCCCCTCTGCTTCACGTGCTCTTTCCACAAAAGCACAAACCTCACCCCCTTGGCTCCTTGAACTCAAACGTCACCTTCATAGCTGGGCAGACCCTGACCACTCTATCCAAAACTGTACTCCCCACCTGTTTTCTCAGTCCCCCTTGTTCggttctatttttttcccttataaaCTTTAAACTTTATGTCTGTCTCTTCCCACTAAGATGTAAGTTCCACAGGGCAGGGATTTTGTTCATGTACATGTTTTGTTTCCAGGACTAGAAGACTGtgtggcacacagcaggtgcttatTAAGatcttttgttaaataaatgaatgaatattaaataCTTCGAACCCTCAACTCACTTAAAATTAGGGTTGTTTATATAAAGATGATGGATTACTCATTTTTACTATATTGTGGAAGGATAATTTTATTTCCAGATGAGTATTTCCAGTTTTTAACGTGAAATCTGGAGAACTGTTTACTAGCAATGGTTAGACAACTCAACGTCTTATCTTTCTAATGCTTGTAAGTAAAAAGCTTTGTCTGGTTTAGGCAGCAGGAACTTTACATCAGGTTTATGGTCTTTGGTTCTATGAAGGGCAAAAAATTGgactgcatttttatattttatgaacatGTTCATAAACCCTTTTATTGGTGCTCTCAACAGCTGATTTCATGGATAATATGAAAAGTTGAAATGCATTCAGAGAACAGCACAAAGAATGATTTTCTTGGTCTAATTTATACAAACAGAGTGAGGGTTCACCTCTGGCCATGAACTATGGAAGGTTTTTAAGGCTACTAGTGACTGGCTAACCTGCTACTTGTCCGTCCTACTAAAACTGAATAGAAGAGAGaaccttcctctttttctgtgtagaaaacagaaattaattatTAGTTGCCTGAAGTAGATGGGCCTAGTTAAATCCCAAAGAGATTTTAACAACCAGGGATGTGAACTTCATCGTGGCTCAGATATCAAGTTATCAGACACATGCAGAAGGTGTGGATTGCTAATGCATTTTACAGCTTTATTGAATATCTAAATTTAGGAAGTATAGGCTATAGTTTAGAAATGGTCACAAAATAAGATCTCCTATTGATTTATATGAAGGTTTGTACAATCAGATATAACCAGGGGCACCTGTGAGTTGGTTCCCATGGTACCTGTTGCTATGCATGCTGATTTTTGGGGATCCTGGAAGGGGAAAGGTCACCATGCTGTTGAGGCAGCCAACAAGCAGAATGGGTAAAATGTGTGGGCAAAGTGTCCAGTTTCTGTATTTAATTTGTGGACATCAAAATGAAGCAAACAAGATTTGGCCCTAATTAGACATGatggaaaaaatgtgaaaatatccaAGTAAGGTGCTGAgagaaatatttgataaatacaagtttttggtattttattactTGGAGGGGGAAAAAGCCAAACACAGCTTACATGAAAACAGCTCTCATCATTCAACAAACTGGAAAGTGTTTGCAGATATTTCCCAGAACAACTCCAGGGCCAGCTAGATTCCTAACCAGAACAGGAACCcacaaaggcaaaacaaaaacgcCAGTGCCCACCTTGTTAGTTTCACTGGTCGTGTCTGTGGCACTCTCTTCCGCCTCTCCCCCTTCCTTCTCCTGAAGGTTTTCATTCTCGTCCAGAAGCTTAACAGGGACAGGTGGTGGGGCCTCCTCTTCTGGATCACATGAATTTCCAAGGATACTCTCTACATTAACACTTTGACgacattttttgtttctgtccACCGAGGCATATTCAGCAAACTCAGCTTTGCCTTCAGTCTGGGGCCCTGGGAGCTCTTTCGAGGCAGAAGTAGATTTTGCCTTGCCACTGTGGCCTTTCTCCAGgtgtgcagctgcagccacctcCTTGATCTCTTTCACAGTTTCATACAAGCAGTCCTCCACCATGTTTTCTTGGGAGGAGCTGTCCTTGAGCACTTCATAGGGCCCTTCCATCCCCAGCCCCTGGTCCCCGTCCACACTTCTCGCCGTGAGCATGGTATCCACTGCGCTCTCGGGAGGGATTCTGGGCAGCTCCCGACTCTGATGACATTTTGGTTTCCCTGTGCTGTCCTGGGAATCCAGCAGATCCGAGGCCGATGTCTGGACTTCCTCGTAATGCTGCATGCAGGTCAGAGTACTGTCCTCTGAAAGAACTAAAGCAGCACACACATTAAAAGCGGAGAAAGGCAAGTCTTTCAATAATTATTACCGAGAATCAGGTAATATAAAGTTAGGTTAAATCAAGATGCGTGCTTTTTATTTAAGTCTCAGGCACAAATTATAGTTGTTATGACCATCAGTTGGTATCCTACTTCAATCACAGTTTAAAATAAAGCTGTTCATTATATCTTTCCCAATACAAGATTTAATAAGTTATCTTGGCTCTAAGTGTAGTTC comes from Pan troglodytes isolate AG18354 chromosome 7, NHGRI_mPanTro3-v2.0_pri, whole genome shotgun sequence and encodes:
- the PAG1 gene encoding phosphoprotein associated with glycosphingolipid-enriched microdomains 1, which produces MGPAGSLLGSGQMQITLWGSLAAVAIFFVITFLIFLCSSCDREKKPRQHSGDHENLMNVPSDKEMFSRSVTSLATDAPASSEQNGALTNGDILSEDSTLTCMQHYEEVQTSASDLLDSQDSTGKPKCHQSRELPRIPPESAVDTMLTARSVDGDQGLGMEGPYEVLKDSSSQENMVEDCLYETVKEIKEVAAAAHLEKGHSGKAKSTSASKELPGPQTEGKAEFAEYASVDRNKKCRQSVNVESILGNSCDPEEEAPPPVPVKLLDENENLQEKEGGEAEESATDTTSETNKRFSSLSYKSREEDPTLTEEEISAMYSSVNKPGQLVNKSGPSLTVPESTYNSIQGDPQRSPSSCNDLYATVKDFEKTPNSTLPPAGRPGEEPEPDYEAIHTLNREEEKATLGTNGHHGLVPKENDYESISDLQQGRDITRL